A stretch of DNA from Besnoitia besnoiti strain Bb-Ger1 chromosome II, whole genome shotgun sequence:
TGTGTAGACAAGTTCCGGGGCTTTCCGCCACCACCGCCGCGCTCCGTAGTTGCGTTGAGTCAGGTGCACACTACTGCATCGAGTGCCGCCGCCAAGTCTCCGCGCACGGAAGACATTGACTGGGCGAGTCGCACACAGTGTAATGCAAACACTCACCTACGCTGCCAATGGAAAAAAAACTCAGTGCCATAACACCGAAAGCACCGGCCTGTGCAATTTGGAGAGGCGTTCTTGCCATTCGGATATCAAGCATAGGTTTCTACCGATCCTGGCACACAGCCATGCCGTTGCGCTGTGCGCTGGCATCCTCCACGGCGCAACGCGCATCGACTCCAGGCGGGCGGTGCCTCGCCTTACTTATTCTTCGACATATGTAATTTTTTCCTTCAGCCTGCGCACTGTTTTTTTGTCTTGGTTTTGCTGCCTTTTGTTTTGCATTGATGGCGCAGTTGCAGTGCCGAGCGTAAAGTCGGGATGTTGGATCCATGGGAAGGCATGTTACATGCATTCCTGTTAGGTACGCCTTTGTAGAGAGTTAAGCCACCCTACCTAGGTAACCTGGGCTCCTTCGCCGACTCCGCGTCATTGTCTGGTCGGCCTCTTTTAGTGGGCCGTGACCAGCAAAGTCGCCTTCTCACGCGtcgagccgcgaggcgtTCATGCTTGGGGTCTAACCCGGTCAGCAGCCTTTTTCTACAGTGCTAGCAGCCGAAGGCGGGCGGGGCCGGAGCCGATGGCGTGGCGCCGGGGAGTGTAGGAGCTTTCTGGGGCTTTGAGTTTACCACGGCTTAGAAGGGCTATTTGCCAGCGCCTGTTGGCATTGCACCGCCGTCTGATTCTGCCGCGGAACGCCTACGGGAGCCCgtcccgcctcgccgccacccgtcttcgctcgcgctggAAAAGTGAGCTAGGAACGGTTTGCCGCTACAGTGAGCCGGAAGCAGGTCTTGAGCCCTCTGACGGTCGCATTTTGCACCTTTGAAGCACGGGCTGTGATCTCCTCTCTCACTGCTTTTCCATTGTATCTCGCCAGGGCCGTTCTCCTCTGCACGCCGTACTCAGGGTCGACCTAAAGGACTACGTCCGTATGCGGAGCCACTGACGCGACCGGTGTGATTGGTAGAGGGGGTAGTCCGGCTACGCCGAAAGAGGCTTGATGTGTCAGTTGGACGCATCATTCAGGCCACGGTCCACCCATTTCCTCAAATATTTGCTAGGCGGCCACAGACGGAGTTGTGTCGACAGGGCTCTCCTCGGGTAGGGATGAGAGGGGAGATGAGAGAGGAGATACCCACACAGTGACGGAGCTGTCCAGTTTCGGGCATAGAGATCGAATCCCCTCAGCAGCGGCTACTCCCTCCTGCTCTTGTCATTTTTCATCAGGAGCAGGCTTTTGCCGCGCCAATATGAGGTGTGGAGTAGGCCGCATGCGACCATTGACTCCTTCCCCGGCATGTCCAGTATCTGTTTCCTTCAGTCTGCTCGCTACAACGGGAGCGTTCAACCTGATACCCCCGTGATTCTGGATACGATTTTCCATTCCGGGTGTCTCCGCACTAAATTCGCGCCGCACCAGGTATTGGCGAACGCGAGTGTGGGTCGTTTCGTCCTGATGAAGTTCTCTCCCTTTGGACTGGTGCAAGTTGCATCGTAATGTCGGGCGGAGACCGTGTGGCAGCTATTCACACGCGAGCACGCCTGGAGGATGCTCGAGACGATGGAGCTGCACGACATGgcctcgcgtcttcctccagTCCTCGGGTCTCTCCTCATTTCTCATCGCCCTCAACCGCGTTGTTGGCAAGGTGGTGTTCTCCGGACGCTGTCCACGTAGAACCGTCCCACCCGAGTCGCTGGACAAACAGTGTCGAGGAATGTGGGGACGCCGCTGTTCCAGGCCCGCCTACATATCGTCTGCTTGACGttgacgccgccgccacgaACGCGAGGCCTTCTTTGCTTTCCGCCCGCACAAGCGGCCGCTGCTCGGCCGCACACCTGCGGCACGGTATGCCCGAGAGCTACTTTGAAGCGCCTTCGCAAGGCAGCTTCCACAGGGCAACTTCCTCGAATATTTTGGACATGCGATGCGGTGCTTTTTGGAAGGAAGCTTTTTGGTGGGTCCTCGCACCCTTGTTATTCCTTTTTCTTTGGCTCGTGTGGTCCGCCACCACATCTATCTACTCTTCAGAGCAATCTCGCGTGGACTACGGCATTGTGATCGACGCCGGCTCCCATGGAACTCGTCTCACAGTCTTTCGTTGGCCAGCGAGGCGATTCGATCCCCGCCATCCTCTAACTGGGCCTGTAACGATTCCTCAGGCCGTCTGTGACGCTACACCCGGTCCGGAGCTTAGCAACTTCACGGATGGCTTCTCTgatgcgcggcgcctctttAAATCCATGCTGGATGAGGCCCAGTTATGtctgacgcgccgcagcgtgcCGGTGTCTTCCTGGGGAGAAGTTCCACTCTTTGTGAAAGCGACAGGAGGCATGAGGAACCTGAGTCAAGCAACCCGAGACGCAGTCATGGCCAATCTCAGAGAGGCGCTCATGGACCCGACCCTAAATCCGTTCAGATTCCATCCAGCTTGGGCTCGAGTCATTtctggagaggaggaaggtaTATACGGCTGGCTCGCAGTCAACAGTGTTCGAGGCAGCCTCTCGGCGGACCCAGAAAAGACCGTCGGGGCACTTGATATGGGAGGCGCATCCACGCAAATTACATTTTCGCCTGTCCATACGTCTGTTCTGGAGGACTTCAACGCGGTGCACCTGGGCGACACATCGATTCACTTGTACTCCCACTCTTACCTCGGTTACGGCTGGTCGGACTCGTTAAATCGTGTCAGCACCATCCtgggcgcagagacgctccTTCAGCGTCTCCGAGAGGATCCGGAGTTCGTGAGGTCCGCGCTGAAAAAGGCGCAGGCTGGTCGCGCGTCCGGCCCGGACTCCTCGCTTGCCTCGTCGGTCCGCCGCACCGCCGTGGGCCTGACCGGGGAATCGAGGCGTCCTCAGGCCAACGCAGGGGACCACAGGCccctctcccgccgccgagagaaagaagacgccgagcagCAACTCCATCTCGCGGCTGTACATCCCTGTCTGCCCAGAGGGAGTGTTCGCTCCTTCCAGATGCCGTCTCTGGCTTACCCAGAACGCCGTTTCTATGCCGACATGAATATCGGGCAAATCGCAGCTTTCATGAAAGCTGCCGCGTACACAAAAAACGACATCATGAAAACGGTCAAGTCCATGGCGCCATACGGCGTCGAAATGCGGCACGCCCTTCAGGACATGCAGCCTCTCTCCCGCACTCCATCGGCAGCAGTTTCCTTTGCTGCGGGCGGTACATCTGATCAAACGCCACCCGACGTGGATGCTGCGGGGAGATCGGAGTCTGCGAAACCGCCATCTCAGGTCCACGAGGAAACAGGtacagaaggcgcagacacgcggaaGAGTTTACCACGCCACAGACGCTCGGCAGCAGATGAGGAGAAAACCGGCCCGGAGGAAGGGGAGCATGGCAAAGGAATgcagcgcgaagagacgcccGAAGATGCaggaaggaagaaggcggcagacTCCGGACGAGAAGGAAGCCAGGAAGCGGATGCGAAACTGCAGGAATATGAGGATGCTGCTGACAGAGGAACGCAGGGAGGCGTTGAAGTCACCTTAGACGTAAAGCCCAGGGTGGCATTCGTGATTCGCTTCGTTGGTAGTGGCGACTTCGAAACTTGTCGCAACATAGCCTACAAGTGAGTCGGCTAGCGTGCTTGAAAGTTTTGGCGAAGCTCCGGCATGCCAAGACTGAACGCTACGCTCAAAGCTAGCTGATACGTATTCCTCTCGTACCAAGGACTGGGTGAGACCCGCTGTCGTCACGTGTCTCTATGGAAAGGTAGGGCTGTATTTCCATGCACGTGCAGGGAGCCACACGTATCAGTCTAGGGGAACCAACGCGCCTTTCGTAAATCTCGAAGTGTGCTCCTTCTGTGCTACTGCAATTTCCACTGGACTGACAAAGCGCCCGTGGCAGTACCAGTCCATGTTTTCTTCGCGTGTAACAGCTCTTTCGAATCAATGGGGATGTATTATTTGTCCTGTGGGCAGCTTTCTTGAGGGTGAGATGCCCTAGCAGGCTCTTGGACTCGCTTTGCTGCTGTGCGTATGTTGCCATCACTTCCCTGTTGAAACAGGCTCTTCCATAATTCCCTCTGTTTCATCAACAGTTGCTCCTTCAACGGTGTGTACCAGCCCCGTCTGGAAGACAGCAAGTAAGTTCTAACGCAGGGGCGCTCTACTGCGAACAGTAGCATACCTCCTAAAGTTCTGGAATCCTGAAACTATTGGGTCGCGCGGTGCGTTTTGTGTGCCGGGCGTGTCACTTGACAGACATGCGTGACCTTTGGTTGTATGTAGCGATGTCCGCAGCTGTGCGGCAAGTCTAGATTCCGGTGTCCTCACGTGGTGTGTGAGCGCGTCGAATTTCAATCCGTTAATGCCTGGGACGGCAATGATCGGAAGCACTGGTTTTGCTGAAGCTTGTCCTGCTTTGATGTGGGGGACGAAATGGTGACTCCTACGTTAGTGTTATTCCGATAGTACTGTGCTACAAAGGGCCTTTCGGTCGTGAATCAGGTTTATCGCGTTCGGCCAGTACAGCAAGATTCACGGTGTTCTTGGACTGGATAATCCGCCGACTCTCTCTCAGTTCCTCGAGTCCACGGTTGCCATTTGCGGGCACCGCCTAAAACGCTTGAAGGCAATGAGGAAAAGGGGCTCCTTTCGCGCGTACGGAGATGTCAGTGCCAGGCAAAGCATGCGTCAAACAGACTTCATCGAGGGGCGTTCGAAATTCTGTCACTGCTCGGGCGTCCTTCCTCGTTCAATCAGATGATGTAACGCAAACGCGTTCGCTCCCGTCTCTTGTGGATGAGCACAGCAGATGTAACTGATCGGAAGAAGCGGTGTTTTGCGGCGGTGAATGAACACCCGGATTTGCGAGACTTGTGCTGGCTCTAGAAGGCCATTTACCGGCGAATGACGTATACTCCGTAACAATACTGTGGCCGTGGTGAAATAAACGCGCACCGGCAGCGTACTTGTATCCCGTTCTTGTACCTGTGAGTGCCCGCCTGTGCTGTTCTCATGTGTTTTTTTGCAGAGCTCTCTTCACAAGCTGTGCTGGAAGGCAGTGTGGAGCTTCGCCGTTTTGCGGCAGGGATTCGGCTTCCCTCTTGAATCGTCACAAATCTTCTTTGCCTCGCTCAACAGCACCGACGGCGAAAATGACTACGCCACGCCCGGATGGGCTTTGGGTTCAATGATCAGTGAAGTGAACTACTTCCCGTGGCAGGCCCCAGTGGAGTAAGCACTTTGAAGAAACCGCAGTCTACTCTGGAGTGCATATCTATGAACGTTCTAACtttgcatacatatacagtGAGAGCGACTCAGAAGAAGCCTTGTGCTTTCGGGAGGTGTTCAGACTtaggacgcggagaagatATCTTTGGTCTCTGTGGAGAGTCATAAAAGCTGAGTGGAAAGGCTAGCAGGAAACGAGAATGTGTCTGCATTGCCGTGCCAAATTTTCAATCGCGCTGGACTGCACTCGGCGCTCTTTACTTCGTATGTTGTTTTTTGCGCAGGCAATACCACGGTCTTTTTCACTTGGCGGCAGCTTTTCTCCTCATGTCTATCATTCTAGCTATCATCCTCTACCACGAGGTGTCATATCTGCGCAAGCGCCTGCAAAGAGCTGAGCAGTCCGCTGTCTATGAGACCGTCCTAACGGCAGCGGACTCTCCCCACTCTATGGGTGCGCAGCACCGCATTGACTGTGCACCGCCGTGAACCGCGCGCATTGGTTAGCATTTCTACCCCAATAATGCGCTCGGTGGCATTTAGCAATGTGAAATCCCTGTGGGCGGCAGCCCATCATAGCTTGGGGTGCGATCACGCACCGTAGAGCAATGAACGCGCGAGGTGGGGAGTAGAGCTGTATTCCGTTGTAGTCTAATGAGGCGCCAGCGAGTATTTTAAGACTAATTTATCGTACCGGCCCCTGTAGAATTTTCGAGTCAGCAGCTATGTAGGACGACCCGTCGTTGATGCGGTAAGGTCGATGTCAAGTGTGTGTCCGGCCTCTTACAAAAACTTCACGCCATTGGTGCCGCAGTGAACCCTCTCGGGCTCGGCTGCTTATCACAAGCTGAAGATGTCATGAAGTCGTCTTTGTCATGAAGTCGTCCTACAGCAGGGAGTCGAATGGCCGCGTCCCCTGGTGCTCACTACTCACAGCGCAACGTGAAAGGACAAACGTGGGCCGCTGTGAGTTGCCCTAAGTTCGAAGAGAGACTGGAAGTCTGCGAGACTATGCGGCATTCAGAATCCGGTACCCAGTTTTTTTAGCTCCGACAATACAGAGCCGCCGGCTATTGCAGAGGAGTTCGTTCACTGAGTCTCCAGGTCACACCGGAAGTTTGCTCGTTCCACAGTGTACGAGCGCAGAAAGATGTGGCTACACCATCGCAACGCAGTGAGGCAGTGTCTTCACGTAGACGTGATGCTGGTCGATCGCGTTTCAGCAGCATGAGTTCACCCCCGAGTAGAAAGCGGAAGGCCCCGGGGATGCCAGCTGCGGGAACGTGACACCCCAGCGCAAGGAGGGAGGCCCAGGCAAAAGGGTTTATCTGGCGCGCTCAGAGGCAAGAAGCGATCCCGAAGGGCCCCTCGAAAAACCTTAGACGGTCCCTGTCTTGCGGAAGTTAGGGCCGGGGTGCCGATTGATTTCCATGGTAGCTAGCTACCAAGAAAAGTCACTTGGGGCCTTGTGTCAGCGCAAACAAAGTAGCCGTAAAGCTCTCAGACTGCAGAGGGACGCACCCGCTGGTCGCCCTGCCCTGACAAAGGCCCCTTTTTTGGTGCAGACACTGGCGTTGCGGACAGTTGCTGCGCTTGGAGGTGTCTACTAGTAATTTTCGTGGCGCCCGGGACCCGTGCGTCGAGGGCTAACCATTGCATGCGTGCCATGCGTGTGTTCAGGTGCTCCTTGCATGTAACCAACGCACAGTCATGTTTTGCTAGTTCCCCTGCACCCTGTTTATCAGACGTTTCTTTGTTTGGTCGGGTGAGGCCACTAAGTTCTGTGCCAGAAGTGCCGCTCTCTCGTCGTGTGCCTGACTGAAGTCTACCGCTGGTGTTTGGGTCAGAGTGGGTCACCATTTCATAGCCGTTCAATCGAGCGGTCACAAAGTCGAGCTTTCTAACTGCGGTTTTGTTACCATGTCTATCTCCATCCAGATCTGAATCTCCTCATATCTGTATGATGTGACTTTGTCGTGGCCTAGGAAATGACTCGAAATCTCCCGGAGCTCGCTGGTTGGGCGAAAAAGTCACTGCAGCAGAGCTGGAATGGCACGTACGTACGGCTATCAGACCTCGCTGCAAAGCTACGCCTGCCAGACGCAAAGGGCGGATATGCTGGCCATCCTGCACCTCGCGACGAGGGTAGACAGCATATTGCATCTCTGGCAAATCGCCTACACAATGTAACGGAGCGGTTGATGGACGGCCCCTTTGCGAACGCCAGAGATGCGCCCGTCTTCAGGTTCAGCGGTGACAAATATTCCCATTGCTATGGAGCTCCCGATCGTGCTCCAAACAATGGCAGAGCTGGAAGAGCTGTTTTCCTCGCCGTTCTCGGAATTTCTGCGATGTCTCTAGTCGGTGGTCCCGTCTGGTTTATATTCTTTTACCAGAGTCACAAGGCGAAGTACGAGAAACTAGCTCGTGGAGAGGAGGATTTGTGAAGTGCACGGCTTCAATATCCTGTTGggaaaaaaacgcagagTGCTCAGTCCGAACAGCTTTCATGTGAGCTCGGTGTCTAACGGGAGACCCCTTCGCTCTGGATAGCCCTACGGGTGCGCGGGTTTTGTGTTGTTCGTCGTTGTGGCAGAGGATTGGATGGTCTGCATTCAAGGAAACTGGGGGTTGAGAGCTCCGGAAGAGCTCGGCTTGTTACCTTGGAGTTAATGCGATAAATCAAGGGTGCCACTGTGCGCAGGAGTCTGAGCGTATCCTCCGTATGGTGTTAGAAGCAGGTGACTAACCACGCATATTATCGGTGTCGTTATGTCattgtctgcgtcgcctttcAACTGCGAGTTTTATAACTCTTTCCTTTTTGCTAAGGACTCGTGCTGGTCATGACACTCGCTTTTCGCATGTATCATGTCCGTTCCTTCACGTAACCACGAGAATGAGCTCTTGAAAACAGGTTAACTCACATGGTAAATCTGCTATCCAGGATTGTCCAGatgccgcggagaggagtTTCTCGATGGAAATTGGCGAGCTTTCGTCGCGCAAATCTCTTTCGCTATCTCAAGAAGGGCGTACAGTCTCTGGCAGTTAGCTGGTCTTGTAGGACCCTGTAGAGAGTAGAGGCGTTCGAGTGTTCGGAGCAGTTCTGCGAGCTCGTCGACATCAGCTTCCGTCAGAGAAGTATCCTTCTTTTCTACTGTGTTGTCAGCTTGGTTTTCTTTGTCCGCCTTTTTCCTTGCCATTTTTCGGATGGCGTCAGAGTCCTTCTTTAAACCGTGAGCGTCCTTCTCAAGTATTTCCTGAACTCTGCATAGAAGACAGTGCCCAGTTAGGATTCCCCTCACAGGAGGCTGCAGCACCAGCTGCATTCTGTGCCAAGGTGCCTTTGTTTGACAGTGCACTCCGGCTTCGGAAAAGCTCTTGAACAATGAGGCCACACAATTGTGCTAGGTAGTTGCGCTTTATCTTCATTGTAATTCGCATTTTGGCTTGGCAGGCCTGCTTACACGCCTTACCTATGCATTGCTTTCACAGCCGCATACTGATTTCGCAGCCTCTCGGTCAGGCAGCTGTCGAACAGCCACATGCCGGTTTTCTCGGACTCGTCCATAAGATGTTGCAGTTCTTCCTTCTGGATTTCCTTTTGCATGTCGTCCTGCAGCATTTCACTTACCCTTGAGGCGACGTCCCTCCGGCTTCTCTGGAGGGTGCGTAGAGATTCGCGTTTTTGTTCAAGGGAATCATGGTAGAACAGAGGCATTCCTCTAACTTTCTCGTCGCTTTCTCGTGGGACATCACCGCTGCGGACCGAAGTCCGCTCTATTGAATCTCGCAGAGCTGCTACCCTCTCAGCCGTCGCGGTGTTCTTCGCCCGGCGTATCTCTGGAGGCGTGGGTGGCGATGTGGGTGAGAAGCCAGCGGATTTGAGGCCGTCATCTCGGCCGGTCGGCGTACCCGCCAGGAATACTCCTGGCACAGTAACCGTCCTCTCCGTATACCGTGCTGAAAGTTTCTGTATGAACTCGGAGATAGTGGTATTCCGATGAGGCGTGCTCGTAAGAGGTCGCCTTAAAGCCCTACATCCATGTGCGGGCGTCTGTTCCTTGACCCCCTCAAGGGAACCTGTTTGGCCGTCCTTCCTTTGATCATCACCTCCCCACCTCGACAGTTTGCTTGCGGGCGACTTCTGTGCCGCTCCCTGTCTCCGTGCGTCTCTGTCGCCACCACTTGCTTTATTCCTCTTGTCGTTGTTCGCTGCTTTGGTGATCCTCGTCTGGCGACCTCCCGCGCTCATTTCCTCCGCAGCATCCTTTGGAGAACaacgaagaggcgctgcgccgctacGCAGTAACATAAGAAACTGGGCAGCGTTCACACTTCCTGTCTTCGCCGGGTCTAGTTCGGAGAAAAAGAACTCCTGGAGCTCCGTCCTGGTTGCCTCAGTCGCGTCTTGTAGAAGTTTGCACTCTGAAAACGCTGCTATGGTAATGGCTTCTGAAGAACTGCAGCCCATCGAAAAAGCATCGGCAGTATCTTCTGCGACGACGACATCCGAGCGGACCAGTGCGCGAAGGAGCTGCAACTCTGTCATCTCTAGGTTCCACAGCACGGCCTGGCGGAATGCAGCGAGAGAAGTCAATGCGTCAGGGGGGTCAACTTCCTCAGGCACCACACGCTTCATGTTCCTGGCCAGAAACGCGTTCCGGGACTTCTTAGCTCTCTCCGCCCGAGTCGGGTCGCTTTCGCTCCAGAGTGCGAAGAGCTTTCTTTCGAAGTCCTCTCTACACACATCTTCAGCAACCTCAAcctctgcggtcgccgccaCGTCGAGCCGCCAGGAACCCCCGTCAAGAGGTACCGCCGCTCGAAACCGCTCAGCTGACGCTGTTTCGGTTGCACGAATATCCCTCACCCATCTCTCCGGCAAGGATTCTGGACTACCCTCTATCGTTGCGCCTTCTCCGGTAGTATCATAAGTATCATCGCAGGTAGCGAGAAACGAACACGCCGAATCCTCTCTGTCGGCCTGCCCCGAAGGCGGGATGCTGTGGTCCTGCATCACAGTATGTCGGGCCTCGCACTCCGGAAAATGCGTCCCAACAACTTGACCTCTCGTTGAAACACTCTTTCTTGCGGTAACCTCAATCACATAATCGCACCCAGGATCCAGCTGGACGTGGGGGAAGGTTACGATCTGCCGTCCCGTGGACTCTATCAAAATCTCTTCTAGAGGCGCACGGGGGTGGGCGAAATCCAGAGCAACGGAGGGCATTCCAGCTACATTCCGATTACTTTCGTAccctgcgaggcgccccgCTCCTGCCGGCGGAACAGTGGCGTTCGCGTTTCTTAACTCGCGGCTGCTTGTCGCAGCAGATTCACGCGAAGCCGGTCCGGGCGAAACGGCCTGATTACTACTGCGTCCTCCTGGCTGCTGagtcggcgggcgcggcgttACGAGAGGGAGGCCGCTGGTGGCGGCCACCGGCGTAGGAGACTTTTGGCTCCCCTCGAGAGGGGCTGAGTCTGAGAGTGGCCGACGGTGGATTAGAAGGATCCTGGCGTGAAGGACAATTCTGTCGAGTTGTTGCACGGTAACACTCAGGGAAGCACTGACTGGTTGTAGACCTTTTGGAGACATGCGTTCTCGGAGGACGATGTTGTCTCCATTCGTCACTGTGCCGTCGGACCAGGAAGCTCTAAACGAAACGCTGCTGACTGCCAAGCGTATTCGAGAGGGGGGCGGTTGATGCGGGTAGCCGTCACCATCCTGCTCTTCCGGTTGTCCTCTGTCACTTCTTCTCGTACTTCCCTCGACTTCCAAATCGCGTGAACCGATACCCACAGAGAAACCGAGGGCAGGACTGGGCGGCGGGAGCGCCGACTCCAGTATAAGCAGAAACCTATGTGGCTGTGCTTCAGGGTGACCACTAGTTTTGGTGGAGGTCGGCTCATCCCGCTTTGCTAGCGGATCCTGCCCGTGGCTTCGCGGTTTAGTCAGTTCGTTCAGATCGATGCAGATTAGCGGGCAAATTGGAAGTTGCCTAAGATCGGGCTGGAGTCCACCTCCCCTCAGCTCcggtcgcgctgctgcggagtAAGCGGCTTCAACGACGGCGTCGAACTTGAAGGAGTTTTCTGAGAGCCTTGACGTCCCCTCGGGTGCCCGTTCTGTGTTCGCCGGCAACTCGGTGCGGTGCTGACCAATTGAGAGCCGGAGGTAAGGGGCCAACCCTCCATGTGGAAGATTTAGAGTTACAAACAGGGTAGGGAAGAGTGAGGTGCTGCAGTCACGAGTATCTTCGTGTGAGCGCGAAGCACTGCCAGCTGCTCCGCTAGATTGCCACGAACCACCTTTGAGAGAAAATCTCGGATGGACCTCCAGCTCTGCCTTGAACCAGACATTATACCAGGAACCCAGCAGAGCGTTTTCTGGTACAGCAATGAAAAACTCTTGCATCTGAATTCCGTGGGCCATCATCAGATAGTCTTCAATGGACATGAATTCGCATGAGGTGCCTCTCGTCGACTCCGTAGGGTGGCTTTCCTTTGAAGCGGGCTGGACGTCTGCCGCGTGCTTCTTTCCCTGTTTCATCgatgcgccgcctccggaggGGAGACTAGGCACCTCGAGCTCGATGCTGTCTTTCGCACATTTGTCAGACAGCCAGTGGACTCGCAAAGCGCCGCTTCCTGCTGGGGAGTCCAGCCAGAAGAAGAACGCGTGTTTTCCTGGGCTGAGGTTGAGCTGAATTTGTGCTCGAGAGGAAGCATCGAGGGGGAGGAATCTGGGGCCGCCACATATCTCCAGTGCATATGCGGTGGTTGGACGCGCCGCAAACGAAGCGCAGCATAGATGGCCATCCGAGCTATGTGCAAGAAACCGTTTTTTTCCGCGATATGACCTACCTTTCCCCCGCTGCCATCCTTCCAGGTCTGCTTGCTCTGCACCCCAGAGCTCAATTCCTTGCACCACCGCGTTGCGCAGTTCTGGCCCGAGCAAGGGCATAACTTCCTCGCCCTTCAGACAACCGAGACGTTCCCACACAGATCTTTGAGAACCCGTATGCTTCCAGTGCCGGCGGACGAACGCCACACTCTGTATGATACAGACCCCGCCCACATAGCGTCGCATGGTATCGGCTTGCGCTGCAGTCCTGCTTCGGCCGTCAGCTGTTCTCCCGTTTTGCGGCAGGTGTGTGGAGAGCGCGTGCTTCGGGATCTGGTCCGCCACGCGCATGAGTTCAGTGCCTG
This window harbors:
- a CDS encoding GDA1/CD39 (nucleoside phosphatase) family protein (encoded by transcript BESB_040620); translated protein: MSGGDRVAAIHTRARLEDARDDGAARHGLASSSSPRVSPHFSSPSTALLARWCSPDAVHVEPSHPSRWTNSVEECGDAAVPGPPTYRLLDVDAAATNARPSLLSARTSGRCSAAHLRHGMPESYFEAPSQGSFHRATSSNILDMRCGAFWKEAFWWVLAPLLFLFLWLVWSATTSIYSSEQSRVDYGIVIDAGSHGTRLTVFRWPARRFDPRHPLTGPVTIPQAVCDATPGPELSNFTDGFSDARRLFKSMLDEAQLCLTRRSVPVSSWGEVPLFVKATGGMRNLSQATRDAVMANLREALMDPTLNPFRFHPAWARVISGEEEGIYGWLAVNSVRGSLSADPEKTVGALDMGGASTQITFSPVHTSVLEDFNAVHLGDTSIHLYSHSYLGYGWSDSLNRVSTILGAETLLQRLREDPEFVRSALKKAQAGRASGPDSSLASSVRRTAVGLTGESRRPQANAGDHRPLSRRREKEDAEQQLHLAAVHPCLPRGSVRSFQMPSLAYPERRFYADMNIGQIAAFMKAAAYTKNDIMKTVKSMAPYGVEMRHALQDMQPLSRTPSAAVSFAAGGTSDQTPPDVDAAGRSESAKPPSQVHEETGTEGADTRKSLPRHRRSAADEEKTGPEEGEHGKGMQREETPEDAGRKKAADSGREGSQEADAKLQEYEDAADRGTQGGVEVTLDVKPRVAFVIRFVGSGDFETCRNIAYKLFHNSLCFINSCSFNGVYQPRLEDSKFIAFGQYSKIHGVLGLDNPPTLSQFLESTVAICGHRLKRLKAMRKRGSFRAYGDSSLHKLCWKAVWSFAVLRQGFGFPLESSQIFFASLNSTDGENDYATPGWALGSMISEVNYFPWQAPVEQYHGLFHLAAAFLLMSIILAIILYHEVSYLRKRLQRAEQSAVYETVLTAADSPHSMGAQHRIDCAPP
- a CDS encoding hypothetical protein (encoded by transcript BESB_040630), coding for MASNLRSTADRSLSARRSRVPLQSAPRPEPWPPLPCTFPGFTVPETSKTLQEVRTSTLTAEFMSPPSGEPAKCFVDTKFLLRSVPEEIRGRTVGWKRAPACWDSTSPTEDYPLTSPPVAPPGVSGTAHDVPNDSGTKQKPRAGRTGSNRSKLEASDGRENDSVYVSLQRKGGIPRSVESYAGNNLQQGLVRNGERQYSDTAKGDSSTSGPIHSAAVDKAAAAGKAGGGISEASMKCAIDDRLLAHVDLEAILTGTARDTQSVVVGLDAFLSRNVSNFTLEPNAPHWVAGLTSAFRLIADNAVLLPKGQFLWELIYPQSESGWPLYNPQGLYYVKLFLHSQWRWVEIDDRIPCDASNKPLAPMSCRDPHIHELWPLLLTKAIWKAFQGEIAYGVPDTPIIEALSGRRQIMYPLTISTVRRFLTKGFWASIKIRATEIQGIGGSDSTEECAADSTAGGISFLLCDLGPDSTGRPQVCLRNTAFALKRFHPEEQGGRNGPVRSAADTQDAPPATAPEQSCAGGSSLSWVDADCEEEYGGVFSLVSADHPANRAEIMAEKAHAETQRRVNELRRGVNGSVVMCQPWGKLLNHFFGDVLPHPLPEVTLGDSSVFLGRTAFGLGSSATSSVKPTSGAAVAHDGHVPKLNKQLDAGGGWIPPKAKPPGSALTEIIQRHQMPWPPETMYELVEADGITYDGTEWVMWERLIKLCRSAHLYIYIPGTEFKTVSSSDFFDYEQGVLPAEFPLRAAVCCMNVQTGYTTRKKKGDRGHSEVESQTRQNGQSDPTCPEPQERPPMTRCIPRGQLSPIPVLLEFDAQPPITTAGTELMRVADQIPKHALSTHLPQNGRTADGRSRTAAQADTMRRYVGGVCIIQSVAFVRRHWKHTGSQRSVWERLGCLKGEEVMPLLGPELRNAVVQGIELWGAEQADLEGWQRGKGRSYRGKKRFLAHSSDGHLCCASFAARPTTAYALEICGGPRFLPLDASSRAQIQLNLSPGKHAFFFWLDSPAGSGALRVHWLSDKCAKDSIELEVPSLPSGGGASMKQGKKHAADVQPASKESHPTESTRGTSCEFMSIEDYLMMAHGIQMQEFFIAVPENALLGSWYNVWFKAELEVHPRFSLKGGSWQSSGAAGSASRSHEDTRDCSTSLFPTLFVTLNLPHGGLAPYLRLSIGQHRTELPANTERAPEGTSRLSENSFKFDAVVEAAYSAAARPELRGGGLQPDLRQLPICPLICIDLNELTKPRSHGQDPLAKRDEPTSTKTSGHPEAQPHRFLLILESALPPPSPALGFSVGIGSRDLEVEGSTRRSDRGQPEEQDGDGYPHQPPPSRIRLAVSSVSFRASWSDGTVTNGDNIVLRERMSPKGLQPVSASLSVTVQQLDRIVLHARILLIHRRPLSDSAPLEGSQKSPTPVAATSGLPLVTPRPPTQQPGGRSSNQAVSPGPASRESAATSSRELRNANATVPPAGAGRLAGYESNRNVAGMPSVALDFAHPRAPLEEILIESTGRQIVTFPHVQLDPGCDYVIEVTARKSVSTRGQVARHTVMQDHSIPPSGQADREDSACSFLATCDDTYDTTGEGATIEGSPESLPERWVRDIRATETASAERFRAAVPLDGGSWRLDVAATAEVEVAEDVCREDFERKLFALWSESDPTRAERAKKSRNAFLARNMKRVVPEEVDPPDALTSLAAFRQAVLWNLEMTELQLLRALVRSDVVVAEDTADAFSMGCSSSEAITIAAFSECKLLQDATEATRTELQEFFFSELDPAKTGSVNAAQFLMLLRSGAAPLRCSPKDAAEEMSAGGRQTRITKAANNDKRNKASGGDRDARRQGAAQKSPASKLSRWGGDDQRKDGQTGSLEGVKEQTPAHGCRALRRPLTSTPHRNTTISEFIQKLSARYTERTVTVPGVFLAGTPTGRDDGLKSAGFSPTSPPTPPEIRRAKNTATAERVAALRDSIERTSVRSGDVPRESDEKVRGMPLFYHDSLEQKRESLRTLQRSRRDVASRVSEMLQDDMQKEIQKEELQHLMDESEKTGMWLFDSCLTERLRNQYAAVKAMHRVQEILEKDAHGLKKDSDAIRKMARKKADKENQADNTVEKKDTSLTEADVDELAELLRTLERLYSLQGPTRPANCQRLYALLEIAKEICATKARQFPSRNSSPRHLDNPG